A part of Bacteroidia bacterium genomic DNA contains:
- a CDS encoding (2Fe-2S)-binding protein → MESFTLNINGTKHTVDADPQMPLLWVIRDMIGMTGTKYGCGIAQCGACTVHLDGAPVRSCSLPISAVKESQKILTIEGLSSEKNNAVQQAWIEEQVPQCGYCQSGQIMSAMALLKTNPNPTDEDIDRAMQGNICRCGTYVRIRKAIHRAAEIMASANPTTEKNYESA, encoded by the coding sequence ATGGAATCTTTTACCCTCAATATTAATGGAACCAAACACACGGTTGATGCAGATCCGCAGATGCCGTTGTTGTGGGTTATCCGAGATATGATAGGCATGACCGGAACTAAGTACGGTTGTGGTATTGCCCAATGTGGCGCCTGCACAGTCCATCTCGATGGCGCGCCGGTTCGTTCGTGTAGTCTGCCAATATCGGCAGTAAAAGAAAGTCAAAAGATATTGACGATAGAAGGCCTTTCTTCCGAAAAAAATAACGCTGTGCAGCAGGCGTGGATTGAGGAGCAGGTGCCTCAGTGCGGATATTGTCAGTCTGGGCAGATTATGTCTGCTATGGCGTTGCTGAAGACAAATCCTAATCCCACCGACGAAGATATTGATCGTGCGATGCAGGGAAATATATGCCGTTGTGGTACTTATGTACGAATCCGGAAAGCCATTCACCGTGCAGCAGAAATAATGGCAAGTGCTAACCCTACAACCGAAAAAAACTATGAATCAGCCTAA
- the recR gene encoding recombination mediator RecR, whose protein sequence is MEYPSKAIEDAVNELSSLPGIGRKTALRLALHILKQSEEDAVRLGGSIIDLRRNIRYCEVCFNISDLPKCKICSNSRREQDIICVVEDTKDVIALESTHQFSGLYHVLGGLINPLQGVGPSLLNIEPLISRIKQSSVKEVIFAFSANIEGDTTAFYISKKLSAFSVKISSIARGIPVGMDLEFTDEVTLARSILNRTRMVIPGRE, encoded by the coding sequence ATGGAATATCCTTCAAAAGCTATAGAAGATGCGGTAAATGAGCTTTCATCCCTTCCGGGTATTGGGAGAAAAACAGCCCTCCGGCTGGCACTTCATATTCTTAAACAATCAGAAGAAGATGCTGTCAGACTGGGCGGATCAATTATTGACCTGAGAAGAAATATCAGATACTGCGAGGTTTGCTTTAATATATCCGATCTGCCAAAATGCAAAATTTGCAGCAACAGCCGCCGGGAGCAGGATATTATCTGTGTAGTAGAAGATACCAAAGATGTCATTGCTCTCGAAAGTACGCATCAGTTCAGCGGACTGTATCACGTACTTGGCGGACTGATCAATCCGCTTCAGGGCGTGGGCCCTTCTCTGCTTAATATAGAGCCATTGATTTCCAGGATCAAGCAGTCTTCGGTCAAAGAAGTAATTTTTGCCTTCAGCGCAAATATCGAAGGAGATACCACGGCATTTTATATATCAAAAAAATTGTCCGCATTTTCTGTAAAAATATCCAGCATTGCCCGGGGGATACCAGTTGGTATGGATCTGGAGTTTACGGATGAAGTTACCCTTGCCCGCTCTATTCTCAACAGAACCCGAATGGTTATACCGGGAAGGGAATAA